CGACTCTTTCCCTTTTCTACATACTTGCCCCTCCTACTCAATTTCCCCTCTTTTCTCGTAATAATAAATATACTTCCAATCTGCCTGAGTGCACAAATCTCTGTTATGTCGTCATAAGGAGATCAATAAACGTGtttttatatgtctgtgttgtttcatctttttttttcttctataaaaatagataatatttttttttgacaataaatCAGTAAATACAATTGTACCTACGTGTAAAATAATATGCAAGATCTGGGTACACTTTATAGAATAGATTTGATGATAGGTACAGTCAAAGGTATGATGGACCAAAGGCGAATACACCGAGACGTGTTAATCGTGATGTTATGTATCCTCTACAGATATAGGAAGGTTACAACTgcatttttcttattttttctctATTGTATATGCACTTTTTAAGTGCtaatacaaatatcaatttatcaaaAATTATGATGAGTTATGTAAAAATTCGATATCATGTGACACAACACGCTTTTAAGACAGTGTTTAATTGCATTCAAATTTACACAACAATGGACATACAATGaatgtatcatacatatattcTGCTTAAACAAATAAGTTTCCGCCTTAAATACAATGTTTTGATTAATTCATAAgagaaatttaaaaacaaattcattATTTCCTGATTTCACAACATAACTACACAAACATTCCTTATTTCCATTATATTTTCACAGCTATTACTTATTTCTAATATAATTTCACAACCATTCCTTATTTCTCACATAATTTCACAACCATTCCTTATTTCTGATATATTTTCACAGCCATTCCTTATTTCACCAATTGATTTCacaaacatttcttatttctaaTATAATTTCACATTCATTCCTTATTTCAACAATTGATTTCACAAACATTCCTTATTTCTAATATAAAAATTTCACAGCCATTCCTTATTTCTAGCAAAATTTCACAAACATTCCTTATTTCTAATATAATTTCACAGCCATTCCTTATTTCTAACATAATTTCACAACCATTCCTTATTTCTAACATAATTTCACAGCCATTCCTTATTTCTAATATAATTTCACAACCATTCCTTATTTCTAACATAATTTCACAGCCATTCCTTATTGATAACATAATTTCACAGCCATTCCCTTTTCACCAATTAATTTCACAACCATTCcttatttataacataatttcacAACCATTCCTTATTTCTAACATAATTTCACAGCCATTCcttatttataacataatttcacAACCATTCCTTATTTCTAACATAATTTCACAGCCATTCcttatttataacataatttcacAACCATTCctaatttataacataatttcacAGCCATTCCTTATTTCTAACATAATTTCACAACCATTCCTTATTTCTAACATAATTTCACAGCCATTCcttatttataacataatttcacAGCCATTCCTAATTTCTAACATAATTTCACAGCCTTTCCTAATTTCTAACATAATTTCACAGCCTTTCCGTAATACACACAGTCCAATATATAGTCAGGGAGTCTAACAAACTAAGATAATTGATTCATTATTCGgtaatattttctttgtcaaTCACTTCCTATAGTTCGTTCTTTTCCATCTTCTACACCTTTTAAAATCGCAGAAATCTTAACAAAAAATCGTGAGATATCGAACTTTGTTCAAACTATTTCATCTTTCATCATTTCTTatttaaagatgaaaaaataTCACTGCAGGAGTTATCTTTCTTGGTACTGTTCAGCTTCACTTTTGATTCATTTGTGATGGTCACGGAAAACATCTTCCCGATCATGATTATTTCATAGAAGGTcacaaatgtatttaataatGTACGGTTTGTGTAATATTACTGAATATTATGGTCCTAAATCTTAATTTACAGTGAAAACATAACGTTTGCAACGCACGTTTTaatgggatatacatgtaaatgtatgtcaTAAATACTGTTTGCTGGGTGTAGGTGACTACCTCACCCTCCctgaacaacaacaacaacaacaaaaaaaaaaaaaaaaaaaggggaaggggggggggggggggggggggggggggggggggggggggggggggggggggggggggggcgcacGTCGCATACCATCCAGAGAGAGATAAGGGTGAAGTGTTATGCCCTAGGACACAACCAAACACAGTACAGACCGATCGGCTTCTCAGCTTCTCGAGAAATACAACCCGACACGGGTAAGTCTCCACCTCAAGTTACGTAGCCGTGCCTCTGACGGACGGAGGTATCGCGCCCCTACTATAATTGCCAACTTATAAAATAACATAATCGTGTACATATCGTTCTCACCCTTACCTCTACCACTGAAGAAGTCGCGTAAATTGTTGGCATTGTAAGTACATGTTATACTATACGCGGAGTTTTACAGACACCGACTTCATCTTAGATTCATTAAATACCAGTTCaattttacaatgtataaatcacGGCTCTGGTGCAATggaacagaagtaacttgatgaGTTGTTAGTATATATAACGGCTAACCATGCGTCTTGCTGTTAACACGTAATTTGTTagcatgtttatttttttataaagtcCAACCCCGTCAAACAAGTACCCTACTACCTGCTATAGACACCTGTGAGCATAACGGCATGGTTATTTTGTCCAATACAGGTGATCCACATGACTTACTCGTCGTTGGATACCAATGTTATTGTCTGGATAATTGCAGCGTAGTGTGCTGTTCCCCTGAAACTTGCATTGTTAAGCATGTTTTGCCGAAATTAACAAAgtagcttaacaaattacatgctAAGAGCAAGACCCGTGGTTGCCATTACACTAACACTTGATAAAATAACTTGTCTTCAATTAAAACGTAGTGATGGTTTATGAGCTTGTAGAATATCACTCCAAATTAATTTTCATAGataaaaaacattgatttaaggagagttgcctccctttaaCTCCAATCGCGTTCTTGTGTTGATGTGACCGAGGCTTGGTCAGCCGGTCAGCTGGACTAAATACCTAAGATCATACGACAGAATGACAGGATAGAATGGCGACATGTTTTATACATCAAAGTCGAAGCTGTGTGTTCTGTAACTCGGACACTATGGTAACTGATTAAGGTCACCGTGTTGTATAGTTGGCGACTGGTCGCGGTTGAAAAACACGACAAGACATTTTATctcttaagggtcatctatatagcagaataatgttgaatttcaaacacgaataaatagctTAAactttgcacaaaaatagtcatgtaatataccaaaatgtttgtttggacatgtagtgtcttaaaatcacaactaatttgatgtagatgctaacaatttcttctatagagttactttgtggtaagttgtagcatggaataattctaagccacaaaaataaccaaacctgaaaaatagtccagctgttatgctcacaggtgtctatagcacagggtaggagcatttgtttgaccggatttgactttatataggtataaacacatatttagtttttaccttgaaatgcaaatggcggctgtggatgatattacacaaatatggcataaagggaggcatttcagccattaaaaatgctcctatatcatacatttaagacatctgattatagtaagaatgaccattttaagacaaattgtcaaactggtgagttttgggcctttttcagaaatatctgtcttttaccccaaactcaacggatgaacattttttcctaaaaacagtcttcctgccatgtctagagttctctatagtatctaatatgagcatttttggcgtttgaaataccttcttacATGCCATAATTGTCTGATCTTATTCACAAccaccatttgcatttcaaggtctaaataaaatcagtgttaatacatatcataaagtccaatctagtcaaaccaatgctcctagtttgtgctttagacccttgtgagcaaaacgacatgactgttttgcacaataaatgagatacgaatgagttaattatgtccccctgaaacatgcatttttcccatgttttgttgaaatttacgaactactgaacaaattgaatgtcaacagcaaggcccaaagtttgacatgatacatatcaaaatttcatcaagttacttctattaaattgcaccctagtagggatgtatagccttgtaaaatatcaactgttttggctggatttgctgtttagatgccccttaaatCTCGCTTTGGCGCGGTTTGAGTACTACCAAAGCGACAACATACCAACACCAGAGGTCCATTTCACACAGTGTGTTTCTTGTTATGAGGGTCTACGCTATACGACTTCCCGGTAATACATTTCTTCGTCAGACTGAGGATGGTCAGTACTACATCGACACACAGAACcactattgataaaatcagaaGCATATATACGAACGCCTTGTCGCCCAGGTGATCATAAGCATACCCGCCGAATCTCAGAAAAGCAAGACCACCGAAAGAGCTCCCAAGTAAGACCCAAGTAATGGCCAGCCCAGTAAGTTCAATATGAAGGTGACCCCATGCAATTCCTGAGGGAAAGATAGGACCAATGAAGAACCCCGCCATCCCCGTTAAGACCCACAGTGCTGTTTGGGAATACGTACCGACTGTGTACAAACCAACACAGACACATACCAGACAGACGGATTCTATAACTAGAAGAATCTTGACACTGATCCATCGAGTGGAAATGAACCCCACAAATCTACCAACAGCGTAAAATATCCAGTACAAAGTGTTAAGGTAGCTAGCGTCGTCACTACTGAAGTCCAGTTGGTCGATGGAGTATGACCTGATGAAGGTGGAGTACATTCGGTCACAGGCAGTGTACACAAAGTATTTCAGAAACAATGTTACCAGAATCAGAGAACCAAAACAGAAGTTGCCGTCAGCACAGGAGGCAGGGTTTATCATGTCCCGCCATTTTCTGACTTTCGCGAGTTTCCGGTCGACAGTCTCCTCTTTATCGCGATTTAAACGTTGAGATGTTTTACACTGATACAGGTATAGGACGCTGGCTATCAATGCTGCTATACCAGCGGCGAAAAAATATGCATATTCTATCCGTGATGAGGATATAACATcaattgttgttgttgatgggACTGAGGTTGTGGATATCACAGAGATGTTTAAAATGGATGAGTTGGTTTTATTTGGGCCAACCGTTTCCGTAACAGCAAGGTAGGGATTAGCTAAAAGGGGAGCGATGAAACCGCCCACGCCATAACCGAGGTGGATAATGTGCATTGGTGAGGCCGACTTTTCCTTCCAACTAACCAACACTATTCGCTGTCCAGCTGAAATGACAAAGCAGATAAATATCTATCAATATGTGTATTATCAGCATATTGCTTGTTTtagaatattgaaaatattttttcgagtgctttaaaaaaaaggtttccCTAAAAGTACGAGGCAAAAGTTCTGAGATCGCACGTAATTATACGATGTGCGGTGAACGCACGATGTCGCccggggcctgaggggcggagccaaaaagagtcaaattgactaaaaaatcttctttactctcagatatggtgaaatcaaacactcttcatagatggaagggtcttaagttgctttaccaaaattgtgaggTTCATGACCCGGGGGTGTCACGTTTGCCCCTAGgtaggggataaactttacgttagtttatataaggaaatcaaatttttgacttttatttgctggatttgtattggaattcattcttgcttggttaacattatcagcatggaatgacagtttgatggtatgcacatgttagCCCTGACTGACCGCCAGGGgatgatgggcggggctaagAAGGGTAAAATTGACTGAATTTTCATAAATCTTCTcaagaatcaaatactctacaaagatggaagggtcttaagttGCCTTACCAAAAtagtaaatttcatgaccctggggtctcacgtttgcccctggggagggggttaacCTTACTTAagtatatatagggaaatcaacAATTCATACATGCTTCTAAAAGGGACAggaaacattttctttttccatGGATTTATTTCTAGCCTTAGCGCAGGTCCGGATAGACGAgaatattgttgtttatattcaTAGGGAGAAATGATGTCAAACACTACGGGGAATACTTGTTAATTATCTCTATTCACACATCACAAAATAATCTTACCAATATCAATGACCCCGATTGTAATACCAAGGAGGAGGTAGAATACCCATAAGGCATCAGTGTTGTTGATCCAGGGAACAACAGCCACCGAAACTGCGGCCAAGGTAAGTGATACAGCAATGAAGAGGTCGCAATAACGTCCAAACCTGTCCGTGATCAATCCACCAATTACTACACCGACAAATTTACCGACACTACGACCGGAAACAGCCCCTGTCACATCCTCGTAGCTACTTCCGGTTCTAAGAATCAAGTCTTTCAATGTTGGACCATTGATTTCCATGTATGTCCCCTATAACACAATGGGCAGAACTGTAAAAATAGTTCGGCATGAGCtatttattattgtattttctttAAACGGTACATTTcacaatgtaatttattattTCTCTCAATGTTTCTCGTTTCGTTAAAAAGAACTACATAGTACATAAACTTATGATGCATACCATTGAAATCCACACAAAAACAAGCACCATTGTCCTTATCGCCTTGCTAAATGTCGTCTCCTCGTCTTTCGTTAACTTTTCTTTTCCAGTGATAGCAGCTTCCTTTGACTGAATCACTTCGTCTTTGTCTGGTGGGTTGACTGTTTGTGTAATAGTCTTCAACTCGGCCATATTGTTTAACAAATCGCTATCAAAGTAAACAAAGAACATAGAAGATTACAGTGGcttggtttggtattgtttaatgtcctatccattgctaaggtcatttaaggtcgCCTTGTACGATCATTCTTACGTCTCAACTGCAAGACAAAGACtattacaacaaaacaaatttgCTGAAGGCTTAGTCATCGACTGCCGCCATATAcgtataatattaaataaaagcAACAAATAACGAAAACAATAGCGAAACAAAAAATCAGACTCTATAAACCTTggacaaaatatgaacaaaaatatataatagcATTGAAACTTTCCAAAAAGTACCAGGATAAAGTATGACAGAGGAGTAAACAAGGGGCTGAGCAAATGGAACGACGCCACACACACGAAAGAAGTATGGGTGTTACTATCAAAGGATAAATAAAGTATAAAGTGTTGAGCATGTACGTAAATGGGACAAATGAATAATATACTGTTGTTCATCTTTACATTTCCGCTAAACACCAATGTAGATGTCGTGGTTAGCGTAAGATGTAGAAGAATATGATTTGACAATTACCAGATTGACTCAATTTTTACGAAACTTTATGATATTTTTGGAATCTTTCGCTTTTGTGCCTTAATACACataagaacaaaatatttatcagtCTGGTATAGCACATCCTATTGCTCATCAAGTTATTGCACCTGTGTGGATGATGCCATAATGGTTGAGTGTCTGAGAGTGACAGTGAATGAACGACCCTATACGAACATACTTCAGGGTCGTGATCGTGCAGAACAAGACATGATTTAttctatatattctttgtttgATTTTCTTTCATTATACCAGTAAACATGCCATAAGAGATACAATCATACATTTTTGTCATTGCTTTATTTCACAGCTCCGGCAGTTCTGATACCGACCAAAGCAGCTGTTCAATGTTCACAAAGTACAGTTCCCCAAACTTACTCACCCCCCAACTTATTCAGTGACAGACTTCATCATTTTACcttataattgttttattataaaagaACCTGTCTCCTAAATAGTTCAAAAGTAAGGGACCAATTGCATCACCTTGACACACACCTTTGAATGTTTGAAAGACATTTGTTGCCTCTGACCTTTTGATATAGGTATACAAGTTTATTTCATCACTTTATTtcaaaggaggtggtgcatggcggccTACGGCCGAATCTTATTTGatgcatgatattatgatagacttttaccaaatacatgtcattttagacgctaaaacgaaaattggcaaatgctgtatacgcagcgccacctaacatgattctgtaaaaaatgtgtaccctcccttttaaattcaatatatttctcgtacaaaagtacttgataaatttcatattgcattgatagtcaCATGTGATGTTATGTTATTATGtttaccttcttgaaattttcttttatttgttaagtagataaaatgtaataatcgttggagtactatcaaattttgcttttaaaaaacatgtttgcttattaatcttaatacacaacaaaaaaaaaatcatcaaaaattactggataacaaaagatttttgcatacaaagaaaggtcgtgaagtaaattgtattaaaaaaacaagGGTTGaaaaggagcaccctgtctgacacaagcagtaaagtctgattgcattgttatttttgttggattattctataacaataacatatacattgttatttttgttggattattctataacaataacatatacattgtgttacatacatatatttacattcctaatgtggtttgctgatatgaacataccaagtgaaaacaacaaacatatgaccatggatacactatgaaaaccgtatgaaaacattgtctctcgtgcaaatcacctgattaatcgggtcatattaatacgccatcgacagtaagacaggaagagtagcttcccttggATCGATAACGTTGGTACGAGATTAGTGTTAAAAATAGCtgatttgaattgaatgattgtatttaatattatttttactttaatacttctttctttttgttttatacaaaattaaacaaaaaagaccgaAAAATGCGgaacaacattaaaacaatggcgtggtgcataggcgggatctcccggctgttctaataatttggcgtttaGTCGtgtacatgacaaatttttctttttaataaaatttctcgttttctcgatataatattttttaaatcaaggttatgtaaatatatgaattgaatagatttttttaattttcattgctgctatgaataccagtagctagctacatatcctccgaggcgtGCTAcccaattcatatatttacataaccttgatttaaaaaatttatatcgagaaaacgagaaattttattaaatttttccgggaaaaaaatcgccgtgggccgatttagccctcctatgcaccacctcctttttTGAAAGTTAACGCTTATAAAAGAATTATTGTGTGTATTAAGGcacaatacagatatatatatgacataattGACATTTATAAAATTGGATCACTGACCGACTTTTTGACTACGGGCTATGTTATTTcaattggttttattttcaatgcATCATGATAATGAAGAAAGATTAAAAAAAGTATTACGTTTCGTCAAAATTGAGTCAATCGGGCAATCAACCCCTCCCCCCACTTTACCCCCTCATAACTCAAAATGGCCTCTGGCCTGACCTGAATTTTATGTCAAATCATGACCATATAACCTCGGggtatttttattaaaaaaccCACTTTATCGGTGATGGCCACCAGTGGGCAACAATTGACACCCCTCCTTCAGTCAAAATTAAAGAGTTACTTATTTTTTTCGAGTGTATCGAGTCAAACCTAATTTATTTTTACGTGCTGACATTATGACGAAGATATAATATTTCACGTAACAGTGATGTGTCAGTAAAAATGATTAATTAGCATGTTACCTGGTCAATAAATATGCAATATAAATCTTAATGAATGATATATAGCGTATACATACCTTGTACATGAACACAGTTCTGCTATAGTATGTGCACCAAAAAAATAACGTCAATTTACATGGCACTCTGTAGCCGTactaatataattttgaaaGCATGACATTCCATATAAGAACAGATATTGACCTCCTTGTGCCTAGTAACATCCTACTCGTGCTCAGGAACGTGTTTGCGATTCTTGACCTCATTAAAATGTTCGAATTTTCTGAAATTAACAACATTTATGGTATAGGATTTTCATACCTAATTATTGTCCGTTCCAAGACAGATATTTGCCgctatgaaatataaaaataataatttatgatACTGTATTTTTTAAAGTTGCCTTTCTGAGTGATAAAGGTCATGATGTGAAGTAGGTCTGTCTCCATGCTGTTTATCAGCTACATCCAGGACAACCGCAGTACTTTGATAGCTGGGGTTCTAAGTCAAATTCAGACGACAAAGATATTTCAAGTCGTTGGCGTGTGTAACCGGCCGGAAAGGTTCttgacaatacatgtacatttataatgtgACTTTTCTTGCTCAGTGTCCCGCTGATATTTCtcattgtgtattgataaaGGGATGGATTGCTTTTTCATACTACACGTCACAATTTACAGGACTTATGGCCATAGTAGCTTTATATTTATTGAGACCTGATGTGATATATCTTTCTCATTTATAGCCTAAGGGGAAGTAATTCCGTTCCGGATATTGagttgtttattattttatacGTAGGTCCGGATTAGTTAACCGACAGCTGTTTTATAATTACTTTGGTGAAGATAAATCATTTCCCAAACCTCGACATATATGTTCGACATTACATTTTAAGTttggttttatattgtttaacgtcctatcaacagcttggTATCAATACAAACACGTGGTGCATTCAATTAGCATGGGAAATACTGGTACTATGATTATTGCAAAAATCCCTTACAACATCAGACTAGTAATTACATATTAAAAAGTAAACTTTGTTGTAAGAATTTCTTTTAATTGTGAAGattatgtacatatactgaCCAAGGTTGAATGTTCATTATAAGCCTGTATAACGTTATATGTAGTTACTGCCTTTTCGTCAAATTTTATCGAAGTAAAATGTATGCTCCATGTATTTAcgatatgtacagtaataatacATTCTTAAGGAAATGGGTATCGCCGCGTTGTATAAATGTTACATCTTGTTCCAAACAAAATGTGGCCGAgtgaaaatcaaaatattattgattaTGTGAAGTTGAGTTTTACGTCACAACAAATTGCTTCTCCAAGGTAAAGATGTTTATCCCGACTGAAGGTGTTGATCctagctatagatgtttatccAAGCTGTACATGTTAATCCTAGATATACGTTGTAGATGTTAATCCTAGCTATAAATGTTTAAGTCAACTGTATGTGTTAATCTTAGCTATATATGATTATTTCGGGTGTAGGTGTACATGTTAATCCTttctatagatgtttatcccagctgtaTATGTTTATTTCAGTTGTAGGTATTAATCctagctatagatgtttatcTCAGATATAGGTATTAATCTTAGCTATAATGTTTATCTGAGCTAAATGTGTCCATCCTTTAGTTCAGGTTTAGGTATTCATACCagctatatatgtttatcccagctgtaggtattaatcctagctatatatgtttatcccagctgtaggtgttaatcctagctatatatgtttatcccagctgtaCATGTTAGTCctagctatagatgtttatcccagctgtaggtgttaatcctagctatagatgtttatcccagctgtaCACGTAGTCctagctatagatgtttatcccagctgtaggtgttaatcctagctatatatgtttatcccagctgtaggtgttaatcctagctataatgtttatcccagctgtaCATGTTAGTCctagctatagatgtttatcccagctgtaggtgttaatcctagctatagatgtttatcccagctgtagGTGTTAATCTTAGCTATAATGTTTATCTGAACTAAATGTGTCCATCCTTTATTTCAGGTTTAGGTATTCATACCagctatatatgtttatcccagctgtaggtattaatcctagctatatatgtttatcccagctgtaggtgttaatcctagctatatatgtttatcccagctgtaggtgttaatcctagctatagatgttaatcccagctgtaggtgttaatcctagctacagatgtttatcccagctgtaCATGTTAGTCctagctatagatgtttatcccagctgtaCATGTTAGTCctagctatagatgtttatcccagctgtaCATGTTAGTCCCagctatatatgtttatcccagctgtaggtgttaatcctagctatagatgtttatcccagctgtaTATGTTTATTTCAGTTGTAGGTATTGATCctagctatagatgtttatcTAAGATATAGGTGTTAATCTTAGCTATAATGTTTATCTGAGCTAAATGTGTCCATCCTTTAGTTCAGGTATTAATCCTAGCTCTAtatgtttatcccagctgtaggtgttaatcctagctatatatgtttatcccagctgtaCATGTTAGTCctagctatagatgtttatcccagctgtaAGTGTTAATCCTATCTATagatgtttatcccagctgtaCATGTTAGTCctagctatagatgtttatcccagctgtaCATGTTAGTCctagctatagatgtttatcccagctgtaCATGTTAGTCctagctatagatgtttatcccagctgtacatgttaatcctagctatagatgttgatcccagctgtaggtgttaatcctagctatagatgtttatcccagctgtaCATGTTAGTCCtagctatatatgtttatcccagctgtaggtgttaatcctagctatagatgtttatcccagctgtTGGTATTAATCCTTGCTATAGATGTTTATCCCAAATGTACATGTTAGTCctagctatagatgtttatcccagctgtagGTATTAATCCTTGCTATAGATTTTTTTCCAGTTTCCAGCTGTAGGTGTTAATCCTAGCTAAagatgtttatcccagctgtagGTATTAATCCttgctatatatgtttatcccaGCAGTAGGTGTTAATCCTAGTTATATATGTTGATCCCAGCTGTAGGTGTTAATCctagctatagatgtttatccCAGATGTACATGTTAGTCCtagctatatatgtttatcccagctgtaggtgttaatcctagctatatatgttGATCCTAGCTTTAGGTGTTAATCCTAGCTATAGATGTTGATCCCAGCTGTAGGTATTAATCCttgctatatatgtttatcccaGCAGTAGGTgttaatcctagctatatatattgatcccagctgtaggtgttaatcctagctatatatgtttatcccaACTGTAGGTGTCAATCCTGGCTATAGGtgtttatcccagctgtagGTGTTAATCCAAGCTATATATGTTGATCCCAGCTGTAGGTgttaatcctagctatatatgtttatcccagctgtaCATGTTAGTCctagctatagatgtttatcccagctgtaCATGTTAGTCCTAGCTATATATGTTGATCCCAGCTGTAGGTGTTAATCctagctatagatgtttatcccagctgtaggtgttaatcctagctatagatgtttatcccagctgtaCATGTTAGTCctagctatagatgtttatcccagctgtaCATGTTAGTCctagctatagatgtttatcccagctgtaggtgttaatcatagctatagatgtttatcccagctgtaCATGTTAGTCctagct
This genomic stretch from Pecten maximus chromosome 16, xPecMax1.1, whole genome shotgun sequence harbors:
- the LOC117344534 gene encoding sodium-dependent glucose transporter 1B-like, producing MFFVYFDSDLLNNMAELKTITQTVNPPDKDEVIQSKEAAITGKEKLTKDEETTFSKAIRTMVLVFVWISMGTYMEINGPTLKDLILRTGSSYEDVTGAVSGRSVGKFVGVVIGGLITDRFGRYCDLFIAVSLTLAAVSVAVVPWINNTDALWVFYLLLGITIGVIDIAGQRIVLVSWKEKSASPMHIIHLGYGVGGFIAPLLANPYLAVTETVGPNKTNSSILNISVISTTSVPSTTTIDVISSSRIEYAYFFAAGIAALIASVLYLYQCKTSQRLNRDKEETVDRKLAKVRKWRDMINPASCADGNFCFGSLILVTLFLKYFVYTACDRMYSTFIRSYSIDQLDFSSDDASYLNTLYWIFYAVGRFVGFISTRWISVKILLVIESVCLVCVCVGLYTVGTYSQTALWVLTGMAGFFIGPIFPSGIAWGHLHIELTGLAITWVLLGSSFGGLAFLRFGGYAYDHLGDKAFVYMLLILSIVVLCVDVVLTILSLTKKCITGKSYSVDPHNKKHTV